A portion of the Sphaerochaeta pleomorpha str. Grapes genome contains these proteins:
- a CDS encoding TolC family protein, protein MHTRKPLVTGLLLIVTASLFASNLSLEQALSTSRANNGDLKVANLTLKKTLREGEENIFLPSISLNGGLTTTASIADSSISTSYSVGSVSFTLSSTDKYAKEQMTLASTIGQNTYQSTLNTVESLVTTAYWNLASQQLVVQNSQIQVEKQQRYLQEVENQYENGLATTMQVNQAKLALYDSQLALQTAQQDVKTATDSLNLLMGTEGEWVLDALPIVKEVLPLDSMLALLANTTAAKSLAFAIDEAELMLKNEKNTALSPTVSFQASTSLSGSISSSDISLKDSTKLAVSVSVPLDSYLKNSAAQIDLDSKEYAVLIAQAKYNTGISTLNAQVKASYAALQQAKANLEKLNQHQQLAEDQLQLVQASYEGGQSTFNELQDSIAEVQSANLSVLAQNLAYTLSLYNLAALLEVEPSSLIITK, encoded by the coding sequence ATGCATACACGCAAACCCCTTGTTACCGGCCTTCTTTTGATTGTAACGGCCAGTTTATTTGCATCAAACCTTTCTTTGGAACAAGCATTGAGTACCTCAAGGGCAAACAATGGAGACCTCAAAGTAGCGAACCTTACCTTGAAAAAAACCCTTAGGGAAGGAGAAGAAAACATTTTCCTCCCCTCGATCTCTCTCAATGGGGGACTGACAACCACAGCGAGCATTGCCGACTCTTCCATTTCCACCTCATATTCGGTAGGAAGTGTCAGCTTCACCCTCAGCAGTACCGACAAATATGCCAAAGAACAAATGACTCTTGCCTCTACAATAGGCCAGAACACCTACCAAAGCACCCTCAATACTGTCGAAAGTCTGGTAACAACCGCGTATTGGAACCTTGCCTCACAGCAACTCGTTGTCCAGAACAGCCAGATACAGGTAGAGAAACAGCAGCGCTACCTCCAAGAGGTAGAAAACCAATACGAAAACGGTTTGGCCACTACCATGCAGGTGAACCAGGCAAAACTTGCCCTATACGATTCCCAGCTTGCCCTGCAGACAGCACAACAGGACGTAAAGACGGCAACAGACAGCCTCAACCTACTCATGGGAACCGAGGGCGAATGGGTTCTGGATGCCCTCCCCATAGTCAAAGAGGTCCTACCGCTTGACTCCATGCTTGCGTTATTGGCAAACACTACAGCGGCAAAAAGCCTTGCATTTGCAATAGACGAGGCAGAGCTTATGCTGAAAAACGAGAAAAACACTGCACTCAGTCCAACCGTCAGCTTCCAGGCTTCTACCTCATTGTCAGGTTCCATTTCCTCTTCAGACATCAGTTTGAAAGATTCTACCAAGCTAGCGGTATCGGTATCGGTCCCCCTCGATTCCTATCTCAAGAACTCCGCAGCCCAGATTGACCTAGACAGCAAAGAATATGCTGTTTTGATCGCACAGGCCAAGTATAACACAGGAATCAGCACACTGAATGCCCAGGTAAAAGCCTCCTATGCGGCATTACAGCAAGCCAAAGCGAACCTGGAAAAACTCAACCAACACCAGCAATTGGCAGAAGACCAACTTCAGCTTGTCCAAGCGTCATATGAAGGAGGCCAATCAACATTCAATGAACTGCAGGATAGCATCGCAGAGGTGCAGAGTGCCAACCTTTCCGTCCTTGCCCAGAATTTGGCCTACACCCTGTCCTTGTACAATCTAGCTGCACTACTTGAAGTCGAACCCTCATCACTGATTATCACCAAATAG
- a CDS encoding efflux RND transporter periplasmic adaptor subunit, which produces MEKKPLFDTIVTLILVAICIILAAIIANNLLGNGTESKQMPMQRTEQQQSSVNVSVEPVKTGMFTKTTTIGAELQNSRETVSLTSSLVGGKLTSLTIKEGDSVQAGDSIGTVDPSTPGNQYKETSITAPVGGIVYSVDSYVGEQITTNTVLATLGQGGDLEIIAYLPERFLSTVEIGSKATFTTAAWPEESAEATVKMISPSINTSNRTFTVTLSVDKSDPRFKEGMYVKLNLITEEIDNCLTIPTDAITTYLGNPVVFIAQDGKAKRIDVTTSSSDGNRSVVTSGLNGDEQVIVAGSVVDGSSIKIIEEQV; this is translated from the coding sequence ATGGAAAAAAAACCTCTGTTCGATACAATCGTAACACTCATACTGGTTGCCATCTGCATCATCCTGGCAGCAATCATTGCCAATAACCTGCTTGGAAATGGCACTGAATCAAAGCAAATGCCAATGCAACGTACAGAACAACAGCAAAGTTCGGTGAATGTATCAGTGGAACCGGTTAAAACCGGTATGTTTACGAAAACCACCACAATTGGGGCAGAACTGCAAAACAGCAGGGAAACCGTATCGCTCACCAGCTCCCTGGTAGGCGGGAAACTAACCTCCCTCACCATTAAGGAGGGCGATAGCGTACAAGCCGGGGATAGCATAGGGACCGTCGATCCCTCCACCCCTGGAAACCAATACAAGGAAACGTCCATTACCGCACCTGTGGGGGGAATTGTATATTCTGTAGATTCCTATGTAGGGGAACAGATTACCACCAATACAGTGCTTGCAACCCTTGGACAGGGAGGAGACCTCGAAATAATTGCCTACCTGCCCGAACGGTTCCTTTCCACTGTCGAAATAGGAAGCAAGGCAACCTTTACCACGGCGGCCTGGCCTGAAGAATCGGCAGAGGCAACGGTAAAAATGATAAGCCCCAGTATCAATACAAGCAACAGGACCTTCACCGTCACCCTTTCTGTTGACAAGAGCGACCCCCGGTTCAAAGAAGGTATGTATGTCAAGCTGAATCTCATAACCGAGGAAATCGATAATTGCCTTACCATACCTACCGATGCAATCACTACCTACCTTGGCAATCCTGTGGTTTTCATTGCCCAGGACGGGAAGGCGAAACGTATCGATGTAACAACCTCAAGTTCCGATGGCAACAGGAGTGTCGTAACCTCTGGCTTGAACGGGGATGAACAAGTAATTGTTGCAGGGTCTGTCGTTGACGGTTCTTCAATCAAGATTATCGAGGAGCAAGTATGA
- a CDS encoding efflux RND transporter permease subunit produces the protein MKLSELSVRRPVLITMVYVLLLVIAALFVTNLDIALYPTVERPVLSVMVDCNDAGPEEVELQVSKVLENSLGSLENLNTISSKSSSGRSQITLEFNYGTDLDEASDSITSLLSRVSGKLPDWADTPEIMRFNLSSSSFMKLVISGSPDEDALKSIAEDTVTPLLLRVNGVASVDVAGTGTKQYTVKVDPIRLASYDLTLNQVKAALASRNSQGTDGTITQNNIDYSVSFDERFLSVSDIEDTVVATIDNVPIQVKDIGKLQIDTSTTFEERYLDGSSVVTLSLTGESDSNEATVGKAVRAQLSSINSELPEGIKLTVQQDTTTMINSTLNEVYKSALEGVLLAALIIFLFLRNLKATLIISLSMPISILFTLMAMSWFDISVNSMSMSGLILGIGMIVDASIIILENTYTYRQKNHGSAASAILGSENMSTAIVASTLTTLCVFIPLFIFKNRLEMIGIMFQDLIITVCIAMIASLFVALTLVPALSGSILRLDTRVQKPLRFKPLKAIDSLYLRFESTMEKAYASALTYFLSHRLLLVVLLVLLLGFSLMHFSGVGLSLTPSMNTDDSVSLTLTLPSGTNKNMTRSELFSLQAELIKELPLDSYTQIMVNVGKTNTGTMEISLPDITEQKYSATEIKKLVQPLLNTNPSAVWTFGASRGPGSSTPINISITGDDISAITETTNSIAAIIGSFVSEATNVSTDLENGSPKINVQIQKEVANDLGVSMDTINTAISYALSGTTATTISTFSSDTTYSLVVAMDPDSMQSLDDLGNLLVSTSNGKVRLDSLATFSTSKAPSSITRENKQRVNHVTASLADGYSANEVQAKVQTALDENLLIPEGVSVDQSGDMQQFTNFGPALVMIIILALLLVFAVMAAQFESLIDPFIIFATIPLLMIGVVFIHLTMGQNFTLFSIVGIVALIGVVVNNGIVLVDSINQLVAKHVPIREACLNASRTRLRPIMMTTLTTVLGMIPLAFFPGSGAEMMQPIALTFIGGLVTGSFLTLFLSPVLYSVFNKRRENHYYDPNTLANQLELFDKERR, from the coding sequence ATGAAACTGAGCGAATTGTCCGTAAGGCGCCCTGTACTCATCACTATGGTATATGTCCTGCTTCTGGTAATTGCTGCGTTATTTGTGACAAACCTGGACATTGCCCTCTACCCAACCGTAGAGAGGCCGGTTCTCTCGGTCATGGTCGATTGCAATGACGCAGGGCCCGAAGAAGTAGAGCTACAAGTTTCCAAAGTATTGGAAAATTCCCTGGGTTCGTTGGAAAACCTCAACACAATCTCCTCGAAGTCTTCTTCTGGAAGGTCACAGATTACGTTGGAGTTCAACTATGGCACTGATCTCGACGAGGCATCTGATTCTATTACTTCCCTGCTGAGTAGAGTTTCCGGAAAACTCCCCGACTGGGCCGACACCCCTGAGATTATGCGTTTCAATTTGTCCTCCTCGTCTTTCATGAAACTGGTTATCAGTGGATCACCAGATGAGGATGCCTTGAAGTCAATTGCTGAAGACACCGTCACCCCATTGCTTTTGCGCGTAAATGGAGTTGCCTCGGTTGATGTTGCCGGTACGGGCACAAAGCAATATACAGTCAAAGTCGACCCTATCAGGCTCGCGTCCTATGACCTTACCCTCAACCAGGTCAAGGCTGCCCTCGCTTCTCGCAACAGCCAGGGGACAGACGGAACCATCACCCAAAACAATATCGACTATTCTGTTTCATTTGATGAACGCTTCCTCTCTGTTTCAGATATCGAGGATACGGTAGTAGCGACCATCGACAATGTTCCCATACAGGTCAAAGACATCGGAAAGCTCCAGATTGACACCTCCACCACGTTCGAGGAACGATACCTTGACGGGTCTTCAGTCGTCACCCTCTCATTAACCGGGGAGAGCGACAGTAATGAGGCTACCGTAGGCAAAGCCGTACGAGCCCAGCTTTCTTCCATTAACAGCGAACTACCTGAAGGCATAAAATTGACTGTCCAGCAGGACACGACGACTATGATTAACAGCACCCTCAACGAGGTCTATAAAAGCGCTCTTGAAGGAGTATTGCTCGCTGCTTTGATTATCTTCCTGTTTTTGAGAAACCTCAAAGCAACCTTGATCATTTCACTTTCCATGCCAATCTCAATTCTCTTTACCCTTATGGCAATGTCATGGTTCGACATCTCAGTCAACAGCATGAGCATGAGCGGACTTATCCTCGGCATAGGTATGATAGTCGATGCATCGATTATCATTTTGGAAAACACCTATACCTACAGGCAGAAAAACCATGGAAGCGCTGCCTCGGCGATTCTTGGCAGTGAAAACATGAGCACGGCAATTGTTGCCTCCACCCTTACTACACTCTGTGTATTCATCCCGCTTTTCATTTTCAAAAACAGACTGGAAATGATCGGTATAATGTTTCAGGACCTAATCATTACCGTTTGCATCGCCATGATTGCTTCCCTGTTCGTCGCCTTGACACTGGTTCCTGCATTATCTGGCAGCATCCTCCGTCTCGACACCAGGGTACAGAAACCGCTTAGGTTCAAACCGTTGAAAGCAATTGATTCCCTGTACCTCCGTTTCGAATCTACCATGGAAAAAGCCTATGCAAGCGCCCTTACCTATTTCTTATCCCACAGGCTGCTTCTGGTCGTGCTGCTGGTCCTCTTACTGGGCTTCAGCCTTATGCATTTCAGCGGTGTCGGTTTAAGCCTTACCCCGTCCATGAATACCGATGACTCAGTATCACTCACCCTTACCCTTCCATCAGGAACAAACAAGAACATGACGCGAAGCGAGCTGTTCTCGTTGCAGGCGGAATTGATAAAGGAACTCCCCCTGGATTCCTACACCCAGATTATGGTCAATGTCGGAAAAACCAATACAGGGACCATGGAAATCAGTTTGCCCGATATTACTGAACAGAAATACAGTGCAACTGAAATCAAGAAACTCGTACAACCATTGCTGAATACCAATCCTTCTGCCGTCTGGACCTTCGGGGCAAGCAGAGGACCTGGAAGCAGCACCCCGATTAATATCAGCATAACCGGAGATGATATTTCTGCCATAACGGAAACAACAAATTCCATAGCCGCCATCATCGGTTCCTTCGTAAGCGAGGCAACCAACGTTTCCACCGACCTTGAAAACGGTTCACCGAAGATCAACGTGCAGATACAAAAGGAAGTGGCAAATGATCTTGGGGTATCGATGGATACCATCAATACAGCCATATCCTATGCACTCTCGGGAACTACTGCCACGACTATCAGCACCTTTTCCAGCGACACCACCTATAGTTTGGTGGTGGCAATGGATCCCGATTCTATGCAGAGCCTCGATGACCTGGGCAATCTTCTTGTTTCCACTTCGAACGGGAAGGTGAGACTTGATAGCCTTGCAACCTTTTCCACAAGCAAGGCCCCCTCTTCCATCACCAGGGAAAACAAACAACGGGTAAACCATGTGACGGCAAGCCTTGCCGATGGTTATTCTGCAAATGAGGTACAGGCCAAGGTCCAGACAGCACTGGATGAAAACCTCTTGATCCCGGAAGGTGTCAGCGTAGACCAAAGCGGGGACATGCAGCAATTCACGAACTTTGGTCCAGCCTTGGTCATGATCATCATCCTTGCCCTGCTACTGGTCTTTGCTGTCATGGCAGCCCAGTTTGAATCCCTGATAGACCCCTTCATCATCTTTGCAACCATTCCTCTTTTGATGATTGGCGTCGTATTCATCCATTTGACCATGGGACAGAATTTCACCTTGTTCTCGATTGTGGGAATTGTAGCGCTCATTGGAGTCGTCGTGAACAATGGCATCGTCCTCGTTGATTCAATCAATCAACTCGTAGCCAAGCATGTGCCTATCAGGGAAGCCTGCCTCAATGCATCCAGGACCAGACTCCGGCCAATCATGATGACTACTTTGACCACCGTTCTTGGCATGATCCCCCTAGCCTTCTTCCCGGGAAGCGGCGCTGAGATGATGCAACCCATTGCCCTGACCTTTATAGGGGGCTTGGTCACCGGCTCTTTCTTGACGCTTTTCCTTTCGCCGGTGCTGTACTCGGTTTTCAACAAACGACGTGAAAACCATTATTATGATCCAAACACCCTGGCTAATCAGCTGGAGTTGTTTGATAAGGAAAGAAGGTAA
- a CDS encoding DMT family transporter, producing the protein MSIILKHSCGMLSYEGMPFFLENTVLLCVDMLLFAIMYSNLIIGQFLALLTAGCWAQNSVTYRYLGEKVGSDAVAHIRMWIALPAIFLLAYMTEGTFFPLGLSMQTYIVLLLSGAIGYFITDMLVFYAFVWLGARESMIILTLSPVATAIFSYFLFGETLLPVQIFGILLTISGVILMVVLEMRHQKVCFEENSKAKAKGFAFAILGSVLQSIALILAKYALDSTGPVSTNLVRNVGGILTFIIYSFLIKKNAKQQFKAFTNPKLFSLLFIAALIGPVLGMSLQMKAFTLAPVGIVTTISQISPIILLPIDKFIFHKKLTLASIIGTFVSIGGVALLFLAA; encoded by the coding sequence GTGAGTATTATACTCAAACATTCCTGTGGCATGCTTTCCTATGAAGGCATGCCATTTTTCTTGGAAAATACTGTTCTGTTATGTGTAGATATGCTACTGTTTGCCATCATGTATTCAAATCTGATTATCGGCCAGTTCCTCGCGTTGCTTACAGCCGGTTGCTGGGCACAAAATTCGGTGACCTATCGTTATCTCGGAGAAAAGGTCGGTTCCGATGCCGTGGCACATATCCGCATGTGGATTGCCCTCCCGGCAATCTTTTTGCTTGCCTACATGACAGAGGGGACCTTTTTCCCCCTTGGCCTTTCAATGCAGACCTATATAGTCCTTTTGCTCAGCGGGGCAATCGGGTATTTTATCACTGACATGCTGGTTTTCTATGCCTTTGTCTGGCTGGGAGCCAGGGAATCGATGATTATTTTGACCCTCTCCCCGGTTGCAACAGCCATATTCTCCTATTTCCTTTTTGGTGAGACGCTCCTGCCTGTACAAATTTTCGGCATCCTTTTGACCATCAGCGGGGTTATCCTCATGGTTGTCCTTGAGATGAGACACCAGAAAGTCTGTTTTGAAGAAAACTCCAAGGCAAAAGCCAAAGGATTTGCATTTGCCATCCTGGGTTCCGTTTTACAGTCAATTGCCTTGATCCTTGCCAAATATGCCTTGGATTCTACTGGTCCGGTTTCAACCAACCTGGTGAGAAACGTAGGGGGAATCCTTACCTTCATAATCTATAGCTTTCTGATAAAGAAGAATGCAAAACAGCAGTTCAAGGCATTTACGAACCCAAAACTCTTTTCCCTGCTCTTTATTGCCGCACTCATCGGCCCGGTTTTGGGAATGTCCTTACAGATGAAGGCCTTCACCCTTGCACCGGTGGGCATCGTAACCACCATTTCACAGATATCACCGATTATCCTGCTTCCCATCGATAAATTCATTTTCCACAAAAAACTGACCCTTGCCAGCATTATTGGCACTTTCGTCTCGATTGGTGGGGTTGCCCTGCTCTTTTTGGCCGCTTGA
- a CDS encoding ABC-F family ATP-binding cassette domain-containing protein, which yields MNVLSLESISKTLNDEPLFAEVSFGLEGGDHVGLIGHNGSGKSTFLRLLCGYLRPDSGTISMARDTDLVMLDQGVQFDADDTARTFLYKGQGKRIALLNAYHELIAKEPTQGVKQQLIEVTEQIETTGTWNLENDFISILGELGLYDTLDQKMDTLSGGMQKKVAIARVLCAKPTMILLDEPTNHLDIETIEWLEKYLSQNTATMIIVTHDRYFLDSVCNSILELDRGRMYFHPGSFAQYLERRAQRLTLMQKEQDRLTTILRRELQWLKQGAKARTGKDTNRKDRIGKMLDAQHSVSDVAQSSFTSSSRRLGKKILEVKHISKAFDGKRIIEDFSFSFTKGQKIGVVGPNGSGKSTLLDILCGHILPDSGIVDAGVNTLFAYYDQTGRNLDSDKTILEYVEDISERITLSEDQIVTAARFLEIFSFPASMHRLSIGTLSGGEKRRLYLVSRLMSNPNFLMLDEPTNDLDLQTMENLEQYVQDFAGCTLVVSHDRAFLDCTCDQLFVLGDDEQGILSYPGPFSEWRLSLQEKKEEEQQKLNQQKRQGAAPSEETRRTEKRKGLSFKEKKEFEQLSADMESLQSLQAKLEASFSDAQNTELGTLGQRTEAYHDNITRLEEMENRWLELAEKEE from the coding sequence ATGAATGTTCTCTCATTGGAATCTATCTCTAAAACTTTGAATGACGAACCCTTGTTCGCTGAGGTCTCCTTCGGCCTCGAAGGTGGCGACCATGTAGGGCTTATCGGTCATAACGGATCGGGAAAGTCGACTTTTTTGCGGCTTCTCTGCGGATACCTCCGCCCTGACAGTGGCACAATATCTATGGCCCGCGACACTGATCTGGTTATGCTTGACCAAGGGGTGCAATTCGATGCGGACGATACTGCACGGACGTTTCTCTACAAAGGGCAGGGAAAACGCATTGCCCTTCTGAATGCCTACCACGAACTCATCGCCAAAGAACCGACACAAGGGGTGAAACAACAGCTGATCGAGGTAACCGAGCAGATTGAAACAACCGGAACGTGGAACCTGGAAAACGACTTCATATCCATTCTCGGCGAACTCGGCCTTTACGATACCCTCGACCAGAAGATGGACACGCTCTCGGGGGGTATGCAAAAAAAGGTTGCGATCGCTCGGGTCCTCTGTGCCAAACCGACCATGATTCTTCTCGATGAACCGACCAACCATCTTGATATAGAAACCATCGAGTGGCTTGAAAAATACCTTTCCCAGAATACGGCAACGATGATAATCGTTACCCATGACCGGTATTTCCTCGACTCGGTGTGCAATTCCATCCTTGAGCTCGACCGGGGAAGAATGTACTTCCATCCGGGTTCCTTTGCCCAATACCTCGAGCGAAGGGCTCAGCGCCTCACCCTTATGCAGAAAGAACAAGACCGGCTCACCACCATTTTACGGCGTGAGTTGCAATGGCTCAAGCAGGGGGCAAAGGCAAGGACCGGCAAAGACACGAACAGGAAGGACAGGATCGGGAAAATGCTTGATGCCCAGCACTCGGTTAGCGATGTCGCCCAGTCGAGTTTTACCTCCAGTTCCCGTCGTCTTGGCAAAAAAATCCTGGAAGTGAAGCATATTTCGAAAGCTTTCGATGGAAAACGCATCATCGAAGACTTCTCCTTCAGCTTCACCAAGGGACAAAAAATTGGCGTCGTAGGCCCCAATGGCAGCGGCAAGTCAACCCTGCTTGATATCCTTTGTGGCCATATTCTTCCGGACAGCGGAATCGTCGATGCCGGGGTTAATACCCTTTTCGCCTATTATGACCAGACGGGAAGAAACCTCGACAGCGACAAGACAATCCTTGAGTATGTCGAAGATATCAGCGAACGGATTACCCTCAGTGAGGACCAAATCGTCACAGCCGCCCGCTTTCTGGAAATCTTTTCCTTCCCTGCCTCCATGCACAGGCTCTCCATCGGCACGCTCTCAGGGGGAGAAAAGCGCAGGTTATACCTCGTTTCCCGCCTCATGTCCAATCCCAATTTTTTGATGTTGGATGAACCGACCAATGACCTCGATCTGCAGACCATGGAGAACCTTGAACAATATGTCCAGGATTTTGCAGGTTGCACCTTAGTCGTTTCCCATGACCGTGCTTTCCTCGACTGCACCTGTGACCAGTTGTTTGTGCTTGGCGATGATGAGCAGGGAATCCTTTCCTATCCGGGACCTTTCAGCGAATGGCGATTATCCCTGCAGGAAAAGAAAGAGGAAGAGCAACAAAAGCTGAACCAGCAGAAACGCCAAGGGGCAGCCCCAAGCGAAGAAACCCGGCGGACCGAGAAAAGAAAAGGGCTCAGCTTCAAGGAAAAAAAGGAGTTTGAACAGCTTTCTGCCGATATGGAGTCCCTGCAGTCCCTGCAAGCAAAACTCGAGGCAAGCTTTTCTGACGCCCAGAATACCGAACTAGGAACCCTCGGCCAGAGAACCGAAGCCTATCATGACAATATCACCCGTCTTGAGGAGATGGAAAACAGATGGCTGGAGCTTGCCGAAAAAGAGGAATAA
- a CDS encoding D-alanine--D-alanine ligase family protein — MHTNHSIVILYNKPGLNAPEDVLDIVRQAEWIAEILSAKGYGVSLQPFSLQVLEELSQKHTETPLLVFNLVDSAPGEENLAYLVPGMLEYLQLPYTGCSLHSLYTTTDKMLAKRMLRSRGIATPDWVVFGETNTFVPSLRMQYLVKPVAEDASIGLGEDSLVQADSLHSVEEAIKQIAKKTKKECFAEQFIEGREFTACMYGPKDNPVILTPYEWVFKDYEANNKAKIITYDAKWTENSFGYDHIEAKYHADEKDLPLLDTLSDIARQCWDTFSLKGYARVDFRIDEHNKPWVLEVNCNPSFYGFYHLALEGKFSFEDLVETIVEVASI, encoded by the coding sequence ATGCATACCAATCATTCAATTGTAATTTTATACAACAAACCGGGACTGAATGCCCCTGAAGACGTTCTCGACATCGTACGGCAGGCCGAATGGATTGCAGAAATCCTTTCAGCAAAGGGCTATGGAGTCAGCCTTCAGCCCTTCTCTTTGCAAGTGCTGGAAGAGCTATCGCAAAAGCATACAGAAACCCCGCTTTTGGTATTCAACCTCGTGGACTCTGCACCCGGTGAGGAAAACCTCGCCTACCTTGTACCGGGAATGCTTGAATATCTGCAGCTGCCCTATACAGGCTGTTCTCTACACTCACTTTATACTACCACAGACAAGATGCTTGCAAAACGCATGTTGCGAAGCCGAGGCATAGCAACCCCCGACTGGGTTGTTTTCGGTGAAACAAACACCTTTGTGCCCTCGCTTCGGATGCAATACCTGGTAAAACCGGTTGCTGAGGATGCCTCGATCGGACTCGGTGAAGATTCCCTCGTACAGGCAGACAGCCTGCATTCGGTAGAAGAAGCTATCAAACAAATAGCAAAGAAGACAAAAAAAGAGTGTTTTGCGGAACAATTCATTGAAGGCAGGGAATTTACCGCCTGCATGTATGGCCCCAAGGACAATCCAGTCATCCTCACCCCTTATGAGTGGGTATTTAAGGATTATGAGGCAAACAACAAAGCCAAGATTATTACCTATGATGCAAAATGGACGGAAAACTCGTTTGGCTATGACCATATCGAGGCCAAATACCATGCCGATGAGAAAGATTTGCCTTTGCTGGATACCCTTTCAGATATTGCCCGCCAATGCTGGGATACCTTTTCCCTCAAAGGCTATGCCCGTGTAGATTTCCGCATCGACGAACACAACAAACCCTGGGTGCTCGAAGTAAACTGCAATCCCAGCTTCTACGGTTTCTATCATCTTGCACTGGAAGGAAAATTCTCCTTCGAGGACCTGGTAGAAACCATTGTTGAGGTAGCCAGTATCTGA
- a CDS encoding GNAT family N-acetyltransferase yields the protein MNYSILPYRQTLEIADFPHVVTLIQKQMQFIGYTKTNDEIVAVMRNAMKSGSRSIFFVAYEEDETAIGFAYGNVCSGMENGGDYLWLNELYVSPECRNQGLGSELLSFVQTWAKENGCVYFAMVTHPANERAQDLYRSNGFELEKLVWVDKYL from the coding sequence ATGAATTATTCGATACTACCCTACCGGCAGACCCTCGAGATTGCCGATTTTCCGCATGTGGTAACGCTGATACAGAAACAGATGCAATTCATCGGGTATACCAAGACAAACGACGAGATTGTTGCTGTAATGAGAAACGCCATGAAAAGCGGAAGCCGCTCCATATTCTTTGTCGCCTATGAAGAAGATGAGACAGCAATAGGCTTTGCCTATGGCAATGTCTGCAGTGGCATGGAAAATGGCGGGGATTACCTTTGGTTGAATGAACTCTATGTATCCCCTGAATGCAGGAACCAGGGGTTGGGGTCCGAACTCCTTTCGTTTGTCCAGACTTGGGCAAAGGAAAACGGGTGTGTCTATTTTGCAATGGTGACGCACCCGGCTAATGAAAGGGCTCAGGATCTCTACCGTTCGAATGGGTTTGAACTGGAAAAACTGGTCTGGGTCGACAAATATCTGTAA
- a CDS encoding GNAT family N-acetyltransferase, whose product MDTSSFREQPVFSDIDAVASILKGSGFFNGQEQQVGVSLVEERLEKGEECGYFFQFSEQNGKVLGYTCFGPIPGTQSSFDLYWIAVDNDFRGKGLGTELLNCSEREIAKRGGTRVYIETSSTPLYVPTRSFYERNGYMLEAELKDYYAPGDNKLLYVKAL is encoded by the coding sequence ATGGATACTAGTAGTTTCCGGGAGCAACCCGTTTTTTCCGATATAGATGCAGTCGCTTCCATTTTAAAGGGCTCCGGATTCTTTAACGGGCAAGAGCAGCAGGTTGGGGTTTCTTTGGTTGAGGAACGCCTGGAAAAAGGGGAGGAGTGCGGGTATTTCTTCCAATTCTCCGAGCAGAACGGAAAGGTCTTGGGATATACCTGTTTCGGCCCGATTCCAGGAACCCAATCAAGTTTCGACCTCTATTGGATCGCCGTTGACAATGATTTTCGGGGCAAAGGACTGGGTACGGAATTGCTCAACTGCAGTGAGCGTGAGATAGCAAAGAGGGGAGGGACTCGGGTCTATATCGAGACATCTTCCACCCCGCTGTATGTTCCAACCCGTTCCTTTTATGAGCGCAATGGGTATATGCTGGAAGCAGAGCTCAAGGACTACTATGCCCCTGGCGATAACAAACTGCTGTATGTAAAAGCGCTCTGA